gaggaggaggtgacagCCCATTTGCCTTGAGGGTGCCCATAaaccaggtagagagagagagcgcaccaTTCCTCATAGGTGACTGTACCATGTGACTGGAAGAGAAGGGCTGGCTTTAAAATTCAGGCAGGGCCATCCCGCAGAGGCAGAGGTAATCACAGGGCGCCAGAGGAGTTGGAGAGGAGTCGGAGACCAGGGCTGTCGGGACACAACACCCAACAACGTCCCAACTGACAGCCCCGTGAAAGACACCGTGGGACACAGCACCCAACACCAACCCAGCCGGCAGCTCCGTGAAAGACGGCGCGGGTCACAGCACCCAAAACCAACCCTACCGGTAGCCCCGTGGAAGAAGCCACGGATCTACAGCAGAGGAGGTCCTGGCATAGCGACGGCAGCTATAGGAACACACCAGGTACAAGGCATCTAATCTACCTCATAGCCTCCTCTACACAAGAAGAACTACACAAAGCTACAGACAGCGGCTACAGAGAAACAACTAAGTAGACAGCGGCTACAGAGAAACTACAACAACAGCCGGTGATGATGAGCTGCAGCAGTCTGGCAAGGTTAGAGGAATTGTCAGAGGAGGAGCTGGAGCTGAGCATGCTGGGTCAGGGGGAGGATGTTGAGGCGAGCGACGGCAGCCCCAAGGGGCCCTTGCAGGACAGCGAGGGCTCGGCCAGCAGCCCCCCCAGCGATGACACTGAGGGGGACCAGTCCAAGAAGCGTAGCCGCCCGGTCCGCTCCAAGGCCCGCCGTGTGGCCGCCAACGTACGTGAACGCAAAcgcatcctggactacaaccaggCCTTCAACGCTCTGCGTGTGGCACTCAACCACAACCTCAGCGGCAAGCGGCTCTCCAAGATTTCCACCCTGCAGAGGGCCATCAACCGCATCTCAGCCCTGTCTGTCTTCCTCAGCTCCAACCCCCCCAGTAAGCCTTGCTCCCACCGGGAGTGCCACAGGCCAGCTGGGAGGTCATTGGCGGTGGGAATGGTGGGGACGTCACGGCTGGACCCGCCCAGGGTGACAGTTGCTCATCGCCTGGAGTCCCAGAACTACATCTCCTGTAACCACGCATCACTCCCCCATCAGATCCAGCCCCAGCAGGGAACCCACCCTCAACTTCACAGGCTGCCAACAGAGACACACCTCTACATTGACAGCTTGGGCTCCTCATGCCCCCCCTCGCCACACTACCCCTGCTATCCTGCCAAGGGCCAGTTGTACCCCTCACGCGGACACTGTGTGACAGGGAACCCCTTGGAGCAGCCGCCAAGCCCTATTAGGTACACACAGGTGGGCGAAGGGCTGGGGTACCAGACGAGGGGGTGGGCCTCCTGCGCCCAGGGCTACATTGATGCCTTTATGGAGTCGTCTCCAGCCATGGGCCTCCCCTGGCAGGTGAGCCACATCCAGGAGACAGCAGGCCCCCAGCACAGCCTGCCCCTGCTCTGACACTAGGACCAGAGCATAGGTATCCACCACTGTGGCCTCTGGAGTCTAGAGAATAGACCAGCCATCTGTCCTAATGATCTCAGGGAAAAAGTGAGCTTCGTGTGCTCTCACTGTTGCAATGGATTCAGTATTACAGTGCAACTCTCTAAAGACACTGAattagtttcaagttttaatgtcaaagtgaaatgcctttctaaacccaacaatgcagtaatcaataacaatgtaatactaaaaatagcataaggtagaacaaaagcacaagagaattaaaaataagaagaacatgagaaagtaagtaagcacactatatacagggtcagtcagtttcagtaccatatttacaatgtgcagggatactggatgtGTTATCTAACAATGTAAATATGATTGTCATATCCTGAATAGAATGGCAATGTACATTTCTGGATGTTTTAAACATGACCATTCAAGCCAATTAATGTTATTCTTATAGACGTAAAACTTTCAATTGCTCAAAACACACACCTCACTTGTCCAAAGTGTTGAGAGTCTGAATGTATAGCAGCAATCCTCTTTACAAACCCAAAGAACAAACTTGTTTTAGTTTTTTATATTGCATTATTGTATTAATGTATGTGAATGCTACAGTTTGTATTCTCATTTAAAAAAACGTAATAATAAaaccttaaaaaatatatatgactcACAAGTTTGTGCAGTTTACATGAaagcttgcatgtgtgtgtgtgtgtgtgtgtgtgtgtgtgtgtgtgtgtgtgtgtgtgtgtgtgtgtgtgtgtgtgtgtgtgtgtgtgtgtgtgtgtgtgcgtgtgtgcgtgcgtgtgtgtgtgtgcatgtgttaatTTTTGCCTTGAGGTCTGTACTATTTAGCCTCTATCTTCCCAGGGTCTCAGTTGACAAGGGTCCCTATCCTAGCTGAGGAATGGGTTTGCTTGCCCATTCTTGTCATATTTCTAAGAAAAGAGAAGCCAAGGTTCTTTTTACACGCAAAAATAAAAGGCAATAATGGACCAATAGCCAGTGGCGCAACATCACCTCTTCTGTTCCCAGTGTGGAATCATTGAGGAATGTTGGGACTAAAGAATGTGTTTGTTGGATTTTttggtgtgtgcatgtgcgtatgTACTCATGTGCGTATGTCTACGAGTACGCCTATGTTCTGCCTACACTTCCAAATGAACTTAACCAAATACAACAACTACGCAATATTACAGTTGTCCACATTACttactttatttaacttggcaagtcagttaagaacaaatgcttatttacaatgatggcctaggaacaatgagttaactgcattgttcagtggcagatttttaccttgtcagctcagggattcgatctagcaacatttcagttactggcccaatgctctaaccactaggctacctgccgcccactaTTCCTAACCATTCCTATCCTACCATCCAACCTGCACCTGCACACACAAGAGcttcccactcccctctcctgctACAGTATGTCATGGAAACAGCTTtaatattagactataggactgaGGCCACGGACAGATTTATGAAGGCTCAGGAAGGAAGCCCATGCCCCGTCATCAGAGCGGTGAAATCCCCTGGCTGAGGGGCTGCTCTGGCCCGCGGGTGtgatagtgagtgtgtgtgtcatagtgagtgtgtgtgtgtgtgtgtgtcagtgtgtccgTGTGTGAAGGGGTGTGTTAGAACACTGTTTGAACACCATGGAGGTCTGCCAGGATGGGCCTTGGTTTGCCACTGAAAGGAACTGGCCTGAGGACAGCTACTGTACAATAGACTTAGTggagagcctgtgtgtgtgtgtgtgtgtgtgtgtgtgtgtgtgtgtgtgtgtgtgtgtgtgtgtgtgtgtgtgtgtgtgtgtgtgtgtgtgtgtgtgtgtgtgtgtgtgtgtgtgtgtgtgtgtttgtctgttaaAGGGTGGAGAGTGGATAGAGGTGCTCCTTCATTCACAGACGTGAATCACTGTAAAACTTTGACTCACCAGTTCAATCTCATCATAGACACATTCGAGTGACAGATGCGGTGACGGCATGTCTTCCCGCTTACTGTGGCAAAAAGCCAAGCCAACCCTGGCTACCTGTTTACATGCTGTTCTATGTAAGTCCATGTATATAATTGGGTGAAAGTGTCTCCACTGTCTACCATGTACTGCACCATAACACCCATACAGGTATTAATTTCTCTCTATTGCAAAATACTAGTCAATCCCAACCTAATATCATGTAAGGGTATTATGGTGCAGTCCATGGTGGACAGTAGATCAACTTTCACCCAAGTATATACTGTACCACTTTGTGATCCTCATGAAATTAGATTAATAAGACAGTATAAAATATATCAATAGTGTTTCATATCATTGTCCATTGTCTAAgatgatatactgtacactgatataggaacaccttcctaatattgagttgcctaCCCCCCCCTCCatctgggtggcaggtagcctagtggttagagcgttgggccagtaactgaaaggctgCTGGATGGAATCCCCgagctgcccctgaacaaggcagttcccaCTCTtctctggtaggccgtcattgtaaataagaatttgttcttaactcacttgcctagttaaataaaggttacatttaaaaaaaacaacagaacAGCCTCAATCATTGGGGCATGGTGTTGAAAGTgttcaacagggatgctggcccatgttgactccacttcttcccacagttgtgtcaagttggctggatgtcctttggatggtggaccattcttgatatacacaggaaactgttgagagtgaaaaacctagcagcgttgcagttcttcactcaaactggtgcgcctggcacctactaccataccctgttcaaaggcacttaaatattttgtcttgcccatttactctcttgaatggaacacatacagtacacaatccatttctcaattgtctcaaggagtaacaatccttctttaacctgtctcctcccctgcatctacactgattgaagtggggtTAACAaatgacatcagtaagggatcataggtttcacctggattcacctggtcagtctatgtcaaggaaagagcaggtgttcttaatggtttgtatactctgtgtatatctctgtattatgcatgggaatacttgtgAACAGATTTCCACAAAAAATATTAGCTGTTTTTTTTCCAGTATTTTATGCAAacaattaatatatatataattaattttgctcagaaaaccaaATAAAATAAACCCTGTCCTAAGGTAATAGGCAAACTGATTGAGGAGTCAGCTGTATAGGTTGTTTGTGCTGGCATGGTCACTAGAGGGCAGCCTCCATTCAGTTTGTGTTCAACAGAGATTTGTTGAGTTAAGGTATTTGGTTCCATCTTCTTTTCAATCTAAATCCCCACAAATGGAAGCTGAAGTTTCAAGCTATTGTAGTGAATTTGTGGGGTAGTCCGATTGGGACTCGAAACCTAGGTCGCTGCGACTTTCAGTCCAACAACTTAGCCATTACAGCAAGAGATCTAAACCTCTTGAAATGGCCACTAGGTCACTGCAGTCTAGAATTTTCTCAGACTTCATGCAGGGAGTGCATAATTTCCAGGCCAGGCTTCTATGTTGTGACTCACCAGAGAGTTTACCTCTGTACCTGAACACGTCAATCCATCAGCGATGATTCTCTGTCAGACAACTCCTCCTCCATGACGTCCACCGCTACCGTCCAGACGGAATAGAAAACAAGGTAAACGTGTTAGAGAAACAATGCCGGTGTGTACCCTGAGCAGTGTGTAAGTCACAGAAATTAGTCACCTGCCTGGGCTGCATCTTCACCAAGGAGACAGCAGGAACGACCTTACGCCCTAAACTCACCCCCACAACTAGGGCACTTcagttcagacacacacacacacacacacacatggctcacaaacacacacacacacacatacacacgccacACACTGGCCTTCATATTTACAGTAGTGCAGACACTCATGTCACTACGACATTACCAAATGCAGGGTAAGGTAGCTTCAGGGCATCTGACATCCTTAGCTTGTTCCCATAACATGTATAAACAACTGATAGCAGCTTACTTTCCCAGGCACAATCACATAAATAAGGCAGTAAATCAAATAAAACTGTAAATGAAATTACATGTCAGGAACACCACTACATAGTTTCAACATCTGAGCTCTACCAGAATAATAAACCATGATACTGAATTCcaactatatatatatcaatGCTTAAGGTTGCTGATTAAGATGGAGAGCTTACTTGACTGTCAATGTGTTCATATAATAATTACAAAATCATATTGTCAGGATTTTTATAACAAAACATGAATGTAGCTTCTAGATAGTAGTGTAACTAACATGTTACattagctaatgtttcatcccctcttGACTGAAGTGAATGAACTACAGtactagcagctagttagctagctagcagctaccaCATCCAGTTCATCTCTAACTAGCTATCTGTCAGATAGCAGTatctggattcggtcttatgtagcaaaatttgaaattggtttttttacattgtataaaAGTAGAGATTCAGAgttacaaaatggtatatcatacacagcatttttgagaaaaaatgtgaaagtaattctgctttgaaagttgataaactcacttttgagaaaagtgCCTTTGAatttttggtacctactggagagctctcctttgtctacaccctctttctcacaccctcttaagccagccccacccatctctttagggATTCACATGAGGGTATGTGCTTAACTAACGAgtctccctcccggatccgggatcctccttatcaaaaaagctgactagcatagcctagcctaacgggacagggatatcatataatataatttcatgaaatcacaagtccaatacagcaaatgaaagatgaacatcttgtgaatccagccatcatttccgatttttaaaatgttttacagcgaaaacacaatatgtatttatattagctcaccacaatagccaaacacacaacgccatgttttcaccatgtttccaccgcataggtagctttcacaaaacccacaaatagagataaaattaatcactaaccttgaacaacttcatcagatgacagtcttataacatcatgttatacaatacatttatgttttgttcgaaaatgtgcatatttgaggtataaatcgtagttttacattgcagccaccattacaaatagcaccaaagcagccagaataattacagagagcaacgtgaaatacacaaatactcatcataaaacatttatgaaaaatacatggtgtacagcaaatgaaagataaacatcttgtgaatccagccaatatttccgattttttaagtgttttacagcgaaaacacaatatatatttctattagctcaccacaatagccaaacacacaacgccatttattcacagccaaaatagctttcacaaaacccagaaatagagataaaattaatcactaacctttggacaacttcatcagatgacagtcttataacatcatgttatacaatacatttatgttttgttcgaaaatgtgtatatttagaggtacaaatcctggttttacatagTGAATACGTAGCCACAATACGCCAAAATGTCCGgaaatattttggacagtcacctaatctaaccaaagaactcatcataaactttactaaaaaatacatgttgtacagcaaatgaaagatacactggttcttaatgcaaccgctgtgttagatttaaaaaaataactttagtacaacatacagcatgcagtattgtgagacagcgctcacatattctccgccttgttggagccaacatttaccacaaaaatacgaaataacatcataaatattctcttacctttgttgatcttccatcagaatgttgtgcaaggagtcctagttccagaataaatcgttgtttggttttagaatgtccatttcttctgtcaaattagcaactttggctagcattgtggcgcgaacatgcccatcaactcttggcgcctcgaacgaaaaattccaaaattcccaataaacgttgaataaactggtcaaactcggttgaaaatcctactttatgatgttcttctcatatgtatccaataaaatcagagccggagcaattcgtcgtgtataccgaacgcttttcagaagacaatgtgaggttccccggcgcgcagttgaaaactgacaaaagagcggacctgtcactgtcactaggcaggccctgacacagagcccctttttcagaattttcacttcctgtctggaagtttgctgccaaatgagttctgttttactcacagatataattcaaacagttttagaaacttcagagtgttttctatccaatagtaataataatatgcatattgtatgatctagaacagagtacgaggccgtttaatttgggcacgattttttccaaagtgaaaacagcgcccccctattaagaagaagttttaacagtgagtagtgtagtaaagattaagacaaaaagtggtagtagcctacaataaggaaaaatcccaggtaaacagaaagtgtccagataaaaatgttttataaatattagatgacgcttacgcagacacacttgtctaaattgatgggtaatgtgaaataaatgctgtaacccccagccacatctagtgGTGTAAAAAGTATTAAATTGTATGAATcatatcaaattccttatattaaaccagacggcacaaatTTGTTCTCttttttttattgacggatagcaaggggcacactccaacactcagacataatttacaaacaaagtatttgtgtttagtgagtctgccagatcagatgcggtagggatgttctcttgacaagtgtgtgaattggacatttttcctgtcaaaatgtaatgagtacttttgggtgtcagggaaagtgtatggagtaaaaagtacattattttattttggaatgtagtgaagtaaaagtaaaagttgccaaaaatataaatagtaaagtaatgtacagattCCCCGAAAAAAGATTTTGGTAAAAAttatttaaagtactacttaaagtACTTTTGACCACTGCCCAAATGCCTTCACACAAGTATCATACtttatatactgttacacatgcactTATCACATAGTATTCCATACATAAGTTAAGTCCATGCAACCTGAGTTTAAACCTGAGTGAGGTGCACATGTACGAAACAGATGCATGCACCATATATTTATGTGGTGGACACTTGATACGGTCACATGGTATTGTTGTGGTATGCTCTAAAATCATGTTACGACCACACATATCAATATTCATTTTATATATAAAATTTTTCATATTGTCTTACTAAGTGGATGGGtttctacagaaggtgtaaacagtacagtcaaatgcttacttgcatagtagcaatatcagaaatagatagtgtcaaaataaaataatatacagtatgtaaaagAACAATATCAATAGCGATATCAGTGATAGACGAGGTAGTTATATGTATACAAccaggggtaaagtggctgagcagcaggataaaaaataaaataatagtaGGAGCAACATGTGTTTGGAGAGAGTCATTTGAATAGAGGCattgcagatagtgctgatgactggtccgtcCGAACCACGCATGAACAGGGAATCTCtattcggagagcctgtttctgtcctgcccttgactttggtgcagggcaaGTGATGTTCGTAGCCTCTTCGTCGCAAAACTCTCTGATCTTCTCAAAAAGAtaagtttgtctagctgtgtccagtccaggtggtgcttgtacaggcagaccatctatgggaggaaggatgtcagcgttgcgcagcagctgaaacctggtcccgacAGTCCGAACGCTCCTTGGCGACAACAACACCAGGCCACAaagcatcgaagctgtaaaacagggaaTAACATCACTAACGTTACACACAATTCATACAAGTAAATGAATGTTAGCAAGCAagcaagccagccatctaaccTCAGCTAACGTGAGTTAGtgaacagcaagctttaacttggggtcttttgtttagacatgtcacgttaacattagctagctaaaaaatgaactataatcccaatccatagagtaacGTTACTAGCAATGCAAACCTATTGTcatagctaaagttaaccaaataagtTAGGTTcaatgttaacgttagctagcaagccagccatcgaactccagctggctagctaacagcaagccttaacttgcaatgaaaacaaatttctgacaaaattagatacatataatatctgaaactgtagcGGGATTCTTACCCGTATACTGTACATGGATGAAAACTTCATGGTAGACTGTCACGTtagctaggagtggtgggtgtgaagtcaggcgcagagagcagaggttcCAGAAAATACGTATTTATTCCAAAAATGGTCACGCCAAAAACAACAGGCACAAATGACCACCAAAA
The sequence above is a segment of the Salvelinus alpinus chromosome 1, SLU_Salpinus.1, whole genome shotgun sequence genome. Coding sequences within it:
- the LOC139568266 gene encoding class A basic helix-loop-helix protein 9-like, with translation MMSCSSLARLEELSEEELELSMLGQGEDVEASDGSPKGPLQDSEGSASSPPSDDTEGDQSKKRSRPVRSKARRVAANVRERKRILDYNQAFNALRVALNHNLSGKRLSKISTLQRAINRISALSVFLSSNPPSKPCSHRECHRPAGRSLAVGMVGTSRLDPPRVTVAHRLESQNYISCNHASLPHQIQPQQGTHPQLHRLPTETHLYIDSLGSSCPPSPHYPCYPAKGQLYPSRGHCVTGNPLEQPPSPIRYTQVGEGLGYQTRGWASCAQGYIDAFMESSPAMGLPWQVSHIQETAGPQHSLPLL